A genomic stretch from Aedes albopictus strain Foshan chromosome 2, AalbF5, whole genome shotgun sequence includes:
- the LOC109429050 gene encoding GDNF-inducible zinc finger protein 1-like, which translates to MITWIYHLYCSHLYSNSVDPNCSNDVVHCSACCSSEARAHCFVEIQTAASRSTVVYSIVKQIACYCKMATPMATGKIPAEEYCRCCLTEATDLLFDVFAILEESKGPISELIATLCGIIISEKDDASKNICGDCLRELVNTFRFRERCLGSNRILKVKSTGDGAEAPAVVKHELESEKKVQDKATQNALPRAEKECQTEKVSNKDSTQKKAFGCLECRSSFTDKPELLDHIRIHRCPFQCNVCFRRFKLSGDLMLHMGSHHGSDAYGRAILTVNYRGR; encoded by the exons ATGATAACCTGGATCTATCACTTGTATTGCTCTCATCTCTACTCCAACTCAGTAGATCCCAATTGTTCAAACGATGTGGTTCATTGTTCGGCGTGTTGTTCATCCGAAGCGCGTGCTCATTGTTTTGTTGAAATTCAAACCGCCGCAAGTAGAAGCACCGTCGTGTATTCAATTGTGAAACAAATCGCCTGCTACTGCAAAATGGCAACTCCAATGGCCACGGGAAAGATTCCTGCGGAGGAATACTGCCGCTGTTGTCTGACCGAGGCAACCGATCTGCTCTTCGATGTGTTTgccattttggaggaatccaagggcCCAATCAGCGAGCTGATTGCCACGCTTTGCGGAATAATC ATTTCAGAGAAGGACGATGCGTCGAAGAACATTTGCGGGGACTGCTTGAGAGAGCTGGTTAACACGTTTCGGTTCCGCGAACGCTGCCTCGGTTCGAATCGGATTCTGAAGGTGAAATCCACGGGTGACGGTGCTGAGGCGCCTGCGGTCGTGAAACATGAACTGGAATCGGAAAAGAAAGTGCAGGATAAGGCTACGCAAAATGCGCTTCCGAGGGCAGAGAAGGAGTGCCAGACGGAGAAAGTTTCTaacaaagatagcacacagaaaaAGGCTTTCGGTTGTCTTGAGTGTCGGAGCTCGTTCACTGACAAACCGGAGCTGTTGGACCACATTCGTATCCATCGGTGTCCGTTTCAGTGTAACGTTTGTTTTAGGAGATTCAAACTTTCTGGGGACCTTATGCTACACATGGGATCGCACCACGGCAGTGATGCTTATGGCAGAGCAATTCTGACGGTGAACTATCGAGGACGATAG